A portion of the Lolium rigidum isolate FL_2022 chromosome 1, APGP_CSIRO_Lrig_0.1, whole genome shotgun sequence genome contains these proteins:
- the LOC124668401 gene encoding protein CYCLOPS-like: MEMEGRGLSELFRNTSEEIFLKAVMENSIGVAAPPSMEMMGFRNMSQSFREDSEELFNSWLMNGEIPGFGHLNNRPRQPSRLSSEAAALPTQQHEIGRQNFLGDNLIPENSAVHPEYSINHNQQSLKNAAEKGMQASDLLLAKTWFHCTQPMTRSRSSELRRRYAAMQTNVPPITVGTTRAANQLRLDFTNTNATNGAPMGNTLIQTSTFVSPSCSSTSPLDSPHMVPQDTVTSVVSMLKDTLERKKHGSHTNKDIPHGNSFGFYDNQQFQHNTLGGADIFPLVATSHVQDSLVFPEVEGPTELNAGNFVTPANQIWISAASREPSQSGSSTAMTAQSAGFEVCDELRPMGQALSACESTRRNAANGTADCRSTGKEYIGKVLQDNLKDDKKRVTLTRMGSISSEQAVDRGDPTKKRRVERTRKMAEAKERSSTPVIPSDMQAVLKRCENLEKEVRSLKLNLSFMNRKDSEQTKQIEDLQQQNEEMAEEKERLQEEIERMASNSAS; encoded by the exons ATGGAGATGGAGGGCAGGGGTCTGTCTGAACTGTTCAGGAACACCAGCGAGGAGATCTTTCTGAAGGCAGTGATGGAGAACTCGATTGGAGTGGCAGCACCGCCAAGCATGGAGATGATGGGGTTCAGAAACATGTCACAAAGTTTCAGAGAAGACAGCGAGGAGTTGTTCAACAGCTGGCTTATGAATGGAGAG ATTCCAGGCTTCGGTCACCTGAATAATCGGCCTCGACAGCCATCTAG GTTATCATCAGAAGCAGCTGCCCTTCCTACTCAACAACATGAGATTGGTCGACAAAATTTTCTCGGCGACAACTTGATTCCGGAGAATTCTGCAGTTCATCCTGAATACTCGATTAACCACAACCAGCAATCGCTCAA GAATGCAGCAGAGAAAGGAATGCAAGCCAGTGATCTACTCTTGGCGAAG ACCTGGTTTCACTGCACTCAACCAATGACCAGAAGCAGATCTTCAGAACTAAG AAGGCGGTATGCTGCAATGCAAACTAACGTGCCACCAATAACCGTGGGAACAACGAGAGCAGCTAACCAGTTGAGACTAGATTTTACAAACACAAATGCAACAAATGGTGCCCCAATGGGCAACACTCTCATTCAGACTTCAACATTTGTAAGTCCCTCGTGTTCATCGACGTCCCCTTTGGATAGTCCACATATGGTACCGCAGGATACTGTTACCTCAGTGGTGAGCATGCTCAAGGATACACTCGAGCGCAAGAAGCACGGTAGCCATACCAACAAGGACATCCCGCATGGCAATTCGTTTGGGTTTTACGACAATCAGCAGTTTCAACACAACACTCTTGGAGGAGCAGATATCTTCCCACTGGTGGCAACTTCCCATGTTCAGGACTCCCTGGTATTTCCTGAAGTTGAGGGACCCACAGAACTAAATGCCGGGAACTTTGTTACTCCAGCAAACCAAATTTGGATCAGTGCGGCGTCTAGAGAGCCTTCACAGAGTGGATCGTCTACAGCTATGACGGCTCAATCAGCCGGATTTGAGGTATGCGATGAACTACGACCCATGGGGCAAGCACTGTCTGCGTGCGAGAGCACTAGAAGAAATGCTGCAAATGGGACAGCTGACTGTAGATCAACAGGAAAAG AATACATAGGGAAGGTACTACAAGATAATTTGAAGGATGATAAAAAG AGAGTGACCCTGACTAGAATGGGATCCATCTCATCAGAACAAGCAG TTGATAGAGGAGATCCTACAAAGAAGCGCAGGGTTGAGCGCACACGCAA AATGGCAGAAGCGAAGGAAAGAAGTTCCACACCAGTAATACCATCTGACATGCAAGCAGTACTTAAGCGATGTGAAAATCTAGAGAAGGAAGTCAGATCGCTAAAGCTTAACTTGTCATTCATGAATCG GAAGGATTCTGAACAGACGAAGCAGATCGAGGACCTTCAGCAGCAAAATGAAGAAATGGCAGAAGAGAAGGAGCGGCTGCAAGAGGAGATTGAACGCATGGCCTCCAATTCCGCCTCATGA
- the LOC124668389 gene encoding late histone H1-like, with the protein MVVALGPGRFYGSGLPRPRIFPGDRVDPPAPVTDALLCWAREAHWSMGGLGAKRLRLQGRIEGNLVKLRRTARRDAKARAAGEKPDASLDALGSDDDEESDKEEVEAQERALRREVVDDEEDDGSSESEDEELVALVTIAAAAKRKRARKLVDEFDRIAPQKKKQKVAAVTPPAKASPKTKAAAAAPVKASLKKKVADAKTSPKRKAAEAPAARRTSPRSKH; encoded by the coding sequence ATGGTGGTCGCGCTCGGCCCCGGCCGGTTCTACGGCAGCGGCCTCCCTCGTCCACGCATCTTCCCCGGTGACCGCGTCGACCCGCCGGCGCCCGTCACCGACGCGCTCCTCTGCTGGGCGCGCGAGGCGCACTGGTCCATGGGCGGCCTCGGCGCCAAGCGCCTCCGCCTGCAGGGCCGCATCGAGGGCAACCTCGTCAAGCTCCGCCGCACCGCGCGCCGCGACGCCAAGGCCCGCGCCGCCGGGGAGAAGCCCGACGCCTCCCTCGACGCGCTCGGGTCAGACGACGACGAGGAGTCGGACAAGGAGGAGGTCGAGGCCCAGGAGCGGGCCCTCCGGCGGgaggtcgtcgacgacgaggaggacgacggctcCAGCGAGTCGGAGGACGAGGAGTTGGTGGCGCTCGTCACcatagccgccgccgccaagaggaAGCGCGCCAGGAAGCTCGTCGACGAGTTCGACCGCATCGcgccgcagaagaagaagcagaaggtcGCGGCCGTCACTCCTCCTGCCAAGGCCTCCCCAAAGACCAAGGCTGCTGCTGCAGCTCCCGTGAAGGCGtcactgaagaagaaggtggctgATGCTAAGACCTCACCGAAGAGGAAGGCTGCGGAGGCGCCGGCGGCAAGGAGGACCTCGCCGAGGTCCAAGCACTGA